A window from Cytobacillus sp. IB215665 encodes these proteins:
- a CDS encoding D-arabinono-1,4-lactone oxidase — translation MNSVKAVEVQRWENWSGSVVSKPAKVMYPKSIEEIILIVKQCNKTNQAIRMVGSGHSFTSLVATNDLLLSLDLLEGVEQTDRENDIVSVWAGTKLHVLGDALHKLGYAQENLGDINAQSIAGAISTGTHGTGIQFSSLATQVVEMTVVTGKGELLECSMDKNTQMFKALQLSLGALGIIVKLKLKVVPAYKLLLESKRMYLDDCLQNLDKYKTENRHFEFFWFPYSKYVQAKFVNKTNDDKTKKNITDSFNKKFIENGLYKVLSEGCRLIPSLSKSVSRLSGRVVPNERAIDDSYKVFASIRDVKFNEMEYNIPANQLANVLTEIKDMINEKKFPVHFPIECRYVKRDDIWLSPAYERDSAYIAVHMYKGMEYKDYFRSVEQVCRKYNGRPHWGKMHTLTAHTLKEVYPFWNEFLQLRNDLDPNSLFLNTYLRQIFDIAPTSTTSTNSQLAGF, via the coding sequence GTGAACTCCGTTAAAGCTGTAGAAGTACAGAGGTGGGAGAACTGGTCTGGGAGTGTTGTAAGTAAACCTGCAAAGGTCATGTACCCAAAAAGCATTGAAGAAATTATTTTAATCGTTAAACAATGTAACAAAACTAATCAGGCTATACGTATGGTTGGTTCTGGTCACTCATTTACATCATTAGTAGCAACAAACGATCTATTACTTTCATTGGACCTCCTTGAAGGGGTAGAACAAACAGACCGAGAGAATGATATTGTTTCTGTTTGGGCAGGAACAAAGCTGCATGTTTTGGGAGACGCTCTTCACAAACTTGGATATGCACAAGAAAATTTGGGTGATATTAATGCTCAATCGATAGCTGGAGCTATAAGTACTGGTACTCATGGGACGGGAATCCAGTTTAGTAGTTTGGCTACACAAGTTGTTGAAATGACTGTAGTAACTGGGAAGGGAGAGTTACTAGAATGTAGTATGGATAAAAACACTCAAATGTTTAAAGCTTTACAGCTATCATTGGGTGCTTTAGGTATTATTGTTAAACTTAAGCTAAAGGTTGTACCGGCATATAAATTACTGTTAGAGAGCAAACGAATGTACTTAGATGATTGCCTACAAAATCTAGACAAATATAAAACGGAAAATCGACACTTTGAATTTTTTTGGTTTCCATATAGCAAATATGTTCAAGCCAAATTTGTTAATAAAACAAACGATGATAAAACGAAAAAAAATATTACAGATTCATTTAATAAAAAATTTATTGAGAATGGGTTGTACAAGGTGTTATCAGAAGGGTGTCGATTAATACCTTCGTTAAGTAAATCGGTAAGCAGATTGTCAGGAAGAGTAGTTCCGAATGAGCGAGCCATTGACGATAGCTATAAAGTTTTTGCATCAATAAGAGATGTTAAATTCAATGAAATGGAATATAATATTCCAGCTAATCAGCTTGCCAATGTGCTTACAGAAATAAAGGATATGATTAATGAAAAAAAGTTCCCCGTGCATTTCCCAATAGAATGTCGCTATGTTAAAAGAGATGATATATGGCTAAGCCCAGCTTATGAGAGAGACTCTGCATATATTGCTGTTCATATGTACAAAGGAATGGAATACAAAGATTATTTTCGTAGTGTTGAACAAGTTTGCAGAAAATATAACGGCAGACCTCATTGGGGGAAGATGCATACACTAACAGCACATACACTAAAAGAAGTATATCCATTTTGGAATGAGTTCTTGCAGTTAAGAAATGACTTAGATCCAAATAGTCTATTTTTGAACACATACTTACGTCAAATATTCGATATAGCTCCTACCTCTACGACGTCAACAAATTCACAATTAGCTGGTTTTTAA
- the gerE gene encoding spore germination transcription factor GerE yields the protein MKEKEFQPKPLLTKREREVFELLVQDKTTKEIASELFISEKTVRNHISNAMQKLGVKGRSQAVVELLRMGELKL from the coding sequence TTGAAGGAGAAGGAGTTTCAACCAAAGCCGTTACTCACTAAAAGAGAAAGAGAAGTATTTGAATTGTTAGTTCAAGATAAAACAACAAAAGAGATTGCTAGTGAATTATTTATTAGCGAGAAAACTGTTCGAAATCATATTTCAAATGCCATGCAAAAGCTAGGAGTTAAGGGGCGTTCGCAGGCAGTAGTCGAGCTATTGCGAATGGGTGAACTTAAGCTTTAA
- the racE gene encoding glutamate racemase → MLRPIGVIDSGVGGLTVAKEINRQLPKERIIYLGDTARCPYGPRPSEEVRKYTWEMTNYLLTYDIKMLVIACNTATAAVLEEIKHELSIPVVGVIHPGARTALKITSNNHIGVIGTVGTIASGAYKQALESINHKVYVESLACPRFVPLVESGDYEGEQAKRVVAETLVELKNKSIDTLILGCTHYPLLSHLISEFMGERVNIICSGDETAREVSTILYHSGLLNDEDGNNNHLFLTTGAQEIFQQIASNLFGHPIDNIETISL, encoded by the coding sequence TTGTTAAGACCGATTGGAGTTATCGATTCAGGAGTAGGGGGACTAACGGTTGCGAAAGAAATCAATCGTCAGTTACCTAAAGAAAGAATCATTTATTTAGGAGATACTGCTAGATGTCCTTATGGGCCGAGGCCTAGTGAAGAAGTCCGGAAATATACATGGGAAATGACAAATTACTTGCTAACATATGATATTAAAATGCTTGTCATTGCTTGTAATACTGCTACAGCTGCAGTATTAGAAGAAATAAAGCATGAGCTCAGTATACCTGTTGTTGGTGTAATTCATCCAGGAGCTAGGACTGCACTAAAAATAACAAGCAATAATCATATAGGTGTAATTGGTACTGTAGGTACAATTGCTAGTGGAGCTTATAAACAAGCATTAGAGTCTATTAACCACAAAGTTTATGTAGAATCACTTGCATGTCCTAGATTTGTACCACTCGTTGAGAGTGGTGACTACGAAGGGGAACAAGCGAAAAGAGTGGTTGCTGAAACTTTAGTAGAATTAAAAAATAAAAGTATTGATACACTTATTTTAGGTTGTACTCATTACCCACTTCTAAGTCATTTAATTAGTGAATTTATGGGAGAACGAGTGAATATTATTTGTTCGGGAGATGAGACTGCTCGGGAAGTCAGCACGATTCTATACCATAGCGGATTATTAAATGATGAAGATGGTAATAATAATCATCTATTCCTTACAACAGGTGCACAGGAGATTTTTCAACAAATTGCTTCGAATTTATTCGGGCATCCTATTGATAATATAGAAACTATTAGTTTATAA
- a CDS encoding GerMN domain-containing protein gives MKTWKILKMTTAILTLSVLLAGCGLFGGEDKGLEIDPPQETTYLEEGEFTDGESVMDSEQEAGVSVDVQEDGVADTVQRELFLLDQYGMVVPQTVELPIVEGPAKQALEYLVQDGPVEEMLPNGFRAVLPAGTSVEVNIVEGGTVIADFSKEFEEYNKEDELKILQAITWTLTQFETIDKVQIRINGYDQSVMPVNGTPIGEGVSREHGINFDENEVADITNSYPVTVYFLAENADSIYYVPVTRRVANTEENSIVAVINELVEGPSYTSKLLGAINNEVELLSEPIIQDGQVILNFNEYILGSFSEEPIINTNVLDTLVLTLTEQEGIEQVAIQVNGEAELVNEQGELLAEPVSRPKNVNMDSF, from the coding sequence ATGAAAACATGGAAAATACTCAAAATGACTACTGCTATATTAACATTATCAGTGTTATTAGCTGGATGTGGTCTTTTTGGTGGAGAAGATAAAGGCCTTGAGATTGATCCACCTCAAGAAACAACTTATTTGGAGGAAGGGGAATTTACTGACGGAGAAAGTGTAATGGATTCAGAACAAGAAGCAGGTGTAAGTGTTGATGTACAGGAAGATGGAGTGGCAGACACTGTTCAACGTGAATTATTTCTGCTAGATCAATATGGAATGGTCGTTCCGCAAACAGTAGAGTTACCAATAGTAGAAGGTCCAGCAAAGCAAGCTTTAGAATACTTGGTACAAGATGGGCCAGTAGAGGAAATGCTTCCTAATGGATTTAGAGCTGTATTACCTGCAGGTACATCAGTTGAGGTGAACATAGTAGAAGGTGGAACAGTAATTGCGGATTTTTCAAAGGAATTCGAAGAGTACAATAAAGAAGATGAACTAAAAATATTACAAGCAATCACATGGACATTAACTCAGTTTGAAACAATTGATAAAGTACAAATAAGGATAAATGGTTACGATCAATCTGTAATGCCTGTGAACGGAACACCGATTGGGGAAGGGGTTAGCAGGGAGCACGGTATTAATTTTGATGAAAATGAAGTTGCTGATATTACAAATTCATACCCTGTTACAGTCTATTTCTTAGCAGAAAATGCTGATTCAATCTACTATGTTCCTGTTACTAGAAGAGTAGCGAACACAGAAGAAAATAGCATCGTTGCTGTCATTAATGAATTAGTTGAAGGACCTAGTTACACATCAAAATTATTAGGGGCCATCAATAATGAAGTTGAATTATTGAGTGAACCGATCATCCAAGATGGGCAAGTTATTTTAAATTTTAATGAATATATTCTCGGAAGCTTTTCAGAAGAACCGATTATTAATACAAATGTATTAGATACATTAGTCCTAACACTAACAGAGCAGGAAGGTATAGAACAGGTAGCTATTCAAGTAAATGGGGAAGCAGAGCTTGTGAATGAACAAGGTGAATTATTAGCCGAACCAGTGTCAAGGCCAAAAAATGTGAACATGGATAGTTTTTAA
- the rph gene encoding ribonuclease PH, with the protein MRVDGRNEDQLRPIHIETNYLKHPEGSVLISVGDTKVICTASIEDRVPPFMRGEGKGWITAEYSMLPRATDSRNIRESSKGKVSGRTMEIQRLIGRALRSVVDLEKIGERTIWVDCDVIQADGGTRTASITGAFVAVVLAVGKLMSEKKLSKSPIQDFLAATSVGIDAKLGPILDLNYIEDSSAQVDMNVVMTGAGQFVELQGTGEEATFSRDELNNLLSLAEEGIHEIIQKQREALGEFVQHIKSSTDESGN; encoded by the coding sequence ATGAGAGTTGATGGACGGAACGAAGATCAATTAAGACCAATACATATTGAGACAAATTATTTAAAGCATCCTGAAGGTTCAGTACTAATCTCTGTTGGTGATACGAAGGTCATCTGTACTGCGAGTATTGAAGATCGAGTTCCACCGTTTATGAGAGGTGAAGGTAAAGGTTGGATTACTGCAGAATACTCGATGTTACCTCGAGCGACTGATTCAAGAAACATACGCGAATCTAGTAAAGGTAAAGTATCGGGAAGAACGATGGAGATACAACGCTTGATTGGAAGAGCATTGCGCTCAGTGGTTGATTTAGAAAAAATTGGCGAAAGAACAATCTGGGTTGATTGTGATGTTATTCAAGCAGATGGTGGTACGAGAACTGCGTCCATTACAGGTGCTTTTGTTGCAGTTGTGTTAGCAGTTGGGAAACTAATGTCTGAGAAAAAATTATCAAAATCACCGATACAAGATTTTTTAGCAGCTACCTCAGTTGGGATAGATGCGAAGCTAGGGCCAATTTTAGATTTGAATTATATCGAGGATTCATCAGCACAAGTTGATATGAATGTTGTTATGACAGGGGCTGGTCAATTTGTTGAGTTACAAGGAACTGGAGAAGAAGCAACTTTTTCAAGAGATGAGCTAAATAATTTATTATCTTTAGCTGAAGAGGGGATTCATGAAATTATTCAAAAACAGCGCGAAGCATTAGGAGAATTCGTCCAACATATTAAATCATCTACTGATGAAAGTGGGAACTAG
- a CDS encoding XTP/dITP diphosphatase, giving the protein MKQVLIATKNMGKVNEFKFMLEPKGIEVKSLFDINEPIDIEETGQTFAENAVIKAEDVANRFQTIVIADDSGLAVDALDGRPGVYSARYAGEHKDDQANLEKVLQELEGVPTHNRTGRFHCALAIAFPQGDTHVVEGICEGRITDTPVGQNGFGYDPIFYVEEKEKTMAQLSKQEKNEMSHRAIALKKLSHLWSEIFADEDKLT; this is encoded by the coding sequence GTGAAACAAGTATTAATTGCTACAAAAAATATGGGCAAAGTAAATGAATTTAAGTTCATGCTAGAACCTAAAGGAATTGAAGTAAAGTCTTTGTTCGATATTAACGAGCCGATAGATATCGAGGAAACTGGACAGACCTTTGCTGAAAATGCAGTCATAAAAGCTGAGGATGTAGCAAATCGGTTTCAGACTATAGTCATTGCAGATGATTCAGGATTAGCAGTAGATGCTCTTGACGGTCGCCCTGGAGTTTATTCTGCCCGCTATGCTGGAGAGCATAAAGATGATCAAGCCAATTTGGAAAAAGTATTGCAGGAGCTAGAAGGTGTGCCAACTCATAATAGGACTGGACGTTTTCATTGTGCATTAGCTATTGCTTTTCCTCAAGGAGACACCCATGTTGTTGAAGGTATATGTGAAGGGAGAATTACGGACACCCCTGTAGGACAAAACGGCTTCGGATATGATCCTATTTTTTATGTAGAAGAGAAAGAAAAGACCATGGCTCAATTATCAAAACAAGAAAAAAATGAAATGAGTCACCGAGCTATTGCATTAAAAAAGCTTTCACATTTATGGTCTGAGATATTTGCTGATGAGGACAAGCTAACATGA
- a CDS encoding metallophosphoesterase: protein MKIIVVSDSHGLSEELTQVARRHEDDVQMMIHCGDSELPAHAEEMQKFNAVRGNCDIDSAYPDHLVEKCGQQHLFVTHGHLYNVKMTLMNLLYRAKEVDAKIVCFGHSHIAGSEMADGIIFINPGSLRLPRMRNEQTYVILHIQNRHIHVNYYNIEGKLIPSLSSEFILE, encoded by the coding sequence ATGAAAATTATAGTCGTAAGTGATAGTCACGGCTTATCAGAAGAGCTTACACAAGTTGCTCGAAGACACGAAGATGATGTTCAAATGATGATTCATTGTGGAGATTCAGAGCTCCCCGCTCATGCTGAGGAAATGCAAAAATTTAACGCTGTTAGAGGAAATTGTGATATAGACTCTGCTTACCCAGATCATCTAGTCGAAAAATGTGGACAGCAACATTTATTTGTTACACATGGTCATTTATACAATGTAAAAATGACTTTAATGAATCTTTTATATCGTGCTAAGGAAGTTGATGCCAAGATTGTTTGCTTTGGGCATTCACACATAGCAGGATCAGAGATGGCTGATGGAATTATATTTATTAACCCGGGAAGCCTCCGACTCCCGAGAATGCGCAATGAACAAACATATGTTATACTACATATACAAAATAGACATATCCATGTCAATTACTATAATATTGAAGGCAAGCTTATACCATCTTTATCAAGCGAATTTATACTTGAATAA
- a CDS encoding Hsp20/alpha crystallin family protein, which translates to MTLIPHDPFRHLSNMRRDMDRLFSNFSNFPFDFTNEQNYLGMIRVDVYETSNEVVATCDIPGLEKKEDVNIEIDNNVLNISGSINRTDDVKDENLYRRERHTGSFHRAVTLPTSVSIEGVKATYKNGVLEVTMPKKSQGTKKKINVDFH; encoded by the coding sequence ATGACATTAATACCTCACGATCCGTTCAGACATTTATCAAACATGAGAAGGGACATGGACAGGCTATTTTCTAACTTCTCTAACTTCCCTTTTGACTTTACCAATGAGCAAAACTACTTAGGAATGATTAGAGTTGATGTTTATGAGACAAGTAATGAGGTTGTGGCTACGTGTGACATACCTGGACTAGAAAAAAAAGAGGATGTAAATATTGAAATTGACAACAATGTTTTGAATATTAGTGGCTCTATAAATAGGACTGACGATGTAAAAGATGAGAATTTATACAGAAGAGAAAGACACACAGGTAGCTTTCATAGAGCAGTAACTCTACCAACATCTGTAAGTATTGAGGGAGTGAAAGCAACATACAAAAATGGTGTCCTAGAGGTTACTATGCCAAAGAAAAGCCAAGGCACCAAGAAGAAAATTAATGTTGATTTTCATTAA
- the ilvE gene encoding branched-chain-amino-acid transaminase, whose translation MGDQWIFLGDTFVRKEDAKISVYDHGFLYGDGVFEGIRVYSGNVYRMKEHMDRLYRSAKSIMLTIPYTEEELTDLVVQAIQKNKFEDAYIRLVVSRGAGDLGLDPFKCSKPQVVIIVEPLALFPKKLYETGIEIITVATRRNRPDVLSPKVKSLNYLNNILVKIEAHLANVSEALMLNDQGYVSEGSADNIFIVKDSTLYTPPGYVGALEGITRNAILEIASELGYELKEEPFTRHDVYTCDEVFLTGTAAEVIAVVKVDGREIGDGKPGKHTKKLLEEFRKKVVSDGVKVYQSNQEVTAG comes from the coding sequence ATGGGTGATCAGTGGATTTTTTTAGGTGATACTTTTGTAAGAAAAGAAGATGCAAAAATTTCAGTTTATGATCATGGCTTTTTATACGGAGATGGTGTATTCGAAGGTATTCGAGTGTATAGCGGAAACGTTTATCGGATGAAAGAACATATGGATCGTTTATATCGCTCAGCTAAATCAATTATGCTAACTATTCCTTATACAGAAGAGGAATTGACAGATCTAGTTGTTCAAGCAATCCAAAAAAATAAGTTTGAAGATGCTTATATTCGTCTTGTGGTTTCTAGGGGTGCTGGTGATTTGGGTCTAGATCCATTTAAATGCAGTAAACCTCAAGTTGTTATTATCGTGGAGCCTCTTGCACTTTTTCCGAAAAAGCTGTATGAAACTGGCATAGAGATTATTACTGTTGCAACTAGACGAAATAGACCTGATGTTTTAAGCCCTAAAGTTAAATCGTTAAATTATTTAAACAATATTCTAGTGAAAATTGAAGCGCATTTGGCAAATGTAAGTGAAGCTTTAATGTTAAATGATCAAGGATATGTTTCAGAAGGGTCAGCGGACAATATTTTTATTGTCAAAGATAGCACCCTCTATACTCCTCCAGGTTATGTTGGAGCCCTTGAAGGGATTACGAGAAATGCAATTTTAGAAATTGCTTCTGAATTAGGTTACGAGCTCAAGGAAGAGCCATTTACTCGTCATGATGTATACACCTGTGATGAAGTGTTTCTCACAGGAACAGCAGCAGAGGTCATTGCTGTAGTCAAAGTTGATGGCAGGGAAATTGGCGATGGAAAGCCAGGAAAACATACTAAAAAGCTGCTTGAGGAGTTTAGAAAAAAAGTCGTTTCTGATGGAGTAAAGGTCTATCAATCAAACCAGGAGGTAACGGCGGGCTAG
- the ilvB gene encoding acetolactate synthase large subunit gives MSGSYMLIEALKKENVEVIFGYPGGAVLPIYDSLYDSGIDHVLTRHEQGGIHAAEGYARISGKPGVVIATSGPGATNIVTGLTDAMIDSLPLVVFTGQVASSVIGTDAFQEADILGITTPITKHNYQIRDVKDVPKVIKEAFHIATTGRPGPVLIDIPKDMAILEGHFDYDQKISLPGYQPTREPNHLQIRKLVEAVSQAQKPVILAGAGVLHANASNELKAYAEQQSIPIIHTLLGLGGFPAEHELSLGMAGMHGTYTANMALYECDLLISIGARFDDRVTGNLKHFAPDAVVAHIDIDPAEIGKNVPTQIPVVGDAKEALKELIAQNGKCGPSSEWRKKVANRKLEYPLVYQKNTNELKPQKVIELIYEHTNGEAIITTDVGQHQMWTAQYYKFKYPNRWVTSGGLGTMGFGLPAAIGAQLADREATVISIVGDGGFQMTCQELSVMQELNLPVKAVIINNQSLGMVRQWQQIFYDERYSHSLIPNQPDFAKLAEAYGIKGLKATTEAEAKKVLQEALEIDGPVLIDFHVTSDENVYPMVAPGKGLHEMVGVKL, from the coding sequence ATGAGCGGATCTTATATGCTAATAGAAGCGTTAAAGAAGGAAAACGTTGAAGTCATTTTTGGTTATCCAGGTGGTGCTGTTCTCCCAATTTACGATTCACTTTATGATTCTGGAATAGACCATGTGCTTACAAGACATGAACAAGGAGGCATACATGCAGCTGAAGGTTATGCAAGAATTTCTGGAAAGCCAGGAGTGGTGATTGCGACTTCTGGTCCAGGAGCAACGAATATCGTAACTGGCTTAACTGATGCAATGATAGATTCATTGCCACTTGTTGTATTTACTGGACAGGTAGCATCTTCAGTGATTGGAACAGATGCATTCCAAGAAGCAGATATTCTAGGAATTACTACACCAATTACGAAGCACAATTATCAAATAAGAGATGTTAAAGACGTACCAAAGGTGATAAAAGAGGCATTTCATATTGCAACGACAGGGCGTCCTGGACCGGTATTAATTGATATTCCGAAAGATATGGCAATACTTGAAGGTCATTTTGATTACGATCAAAAAATATCTCTTCCAGGGTATCAGCCTACTAGGGAGCCAAATCATCTTCAAATTCGTAAATTAGTTGAAGCAGTCAGTCAAGCGCAAAAACCGGTTATTCTTGCCGGAGCTGGAGTTCTACATGCAAATGCTTCAAACGAATTGAAGGCATACGCTGAACAACAAAGCATTCCAATTATACACACTTTATTAGGTTTAGGTGGCTTTCCAGCAGAGCATGAGTTATCCCTTGGCATGGCGGGTATGCATGGCACATACACAGCCAATATGGCTCTATATGAATGTGATTTACTCATAAGTATAGGTGCTAGGTTCGATGATCGAGTAACTGGTAATTTGAAGCATTTCGCACCAGATGCAGTTGTAGCCCACATCGATATTGACCCTGCTGAAATCGGTAAAAACGTACCGACGCAAATTCCAGTAGTTGGAGATGCAAAAGAAGCATTAAAAGAACTCATTGCTCAAAATGGTAAATGTGGACCTTCAAGTGAATGGCGTAAGAAGGTAGCTAACCGAAAACTAGAATATCCGCTAGTTTATCAAAAGAATACGAACGAACTTAAACCACAAAAAGTAATTGAATTAATTTACGAACATACAAATGGTGAAGCAATTATTACGACTGACGTTGGGCAACACCAAATGTGGACTGCACAATACTACAAATTTAAATATCCAAATAGGTGGGTCACATCTGGAGGGCTAGGTACAATGGGTTTTGGTTTACCAGCAGCTATAGGTGCCCAGCTTGCTGATAGAGAAGCTACTGTCATTTCAATTGTCGGTGACGGAGGGTTTCAAATGACCTGTCAGGAACTATCAGTTATGCAGGAACTTAATTTACCTGTCAAAGCTGTAATTATTAACAATCAATCATTAGGAATGGTTAGACAATGGCAACAAATATTTTATGATGAACGGTATTCACATTCACTTATTCCAAATCAACCAGATTTTGCGAAGCTTGCAGAAGCATACGGAATTAAAGGGTTAAAAGCAACAACGGAAGCAGAAGCAAAAAAAGTGTTGCAAGAAGCTTTAGAAATTGATGGACCAGTTCTCATCGATTTCCATGTTACTTCTGATGAGAATGTTTATCCGATGGTAGCCCCAGGCAAAGGATTACATGAGATGGTGGGGGTGAAATTGTGA
- the ilvN gene encoding acetolactate synthase small subunit produces the protein MKRIITLTVNNRSGVLNRITGLFTKRHYNIESITVGATEVAGVSRITCVVHVEDQRVAEQITKQLNKQIDVLKVMDITDQAIVARELALIKVVAPPATRNEIYGLIEPFRASILDVSKDSLVIQVTGESSKIEALIELIKPYGIKEIARTGTTAFARGMQKAVTNIKSHSIV, from the coding sequence GTGAAACGTATTATCACATTAACTGTTAATAATCGTTCTGGTGTTTTAAATCGCATTACAGGTTTATTTACAAAACGTCATTATAACATCGAGAGTATAACAGTTGGAGCAACAGAAGTAGCTGGAGTTTCTCGGATAACATGTGTTGTTCACGTTGAGGATCAGCGAGTAGCTGAGCAAATTACAAAGCAACTAAATAAGCAAATTGATGTCTTGAAGGTAATGGACATAACTGATCAAGCTATCGTTGCGAGAGAATTAGCGTTAATTAAAGTAGTTGCACCTCCAGCAACTAGGAATGAAATATATGGTTTAATCGAACCATTTCGAGCATCAATCCTTGATGTTAGTAAGGATAGCCTTGTTATACAAGTAACTGGAGAATCATCAAAGATTGAAGCACTCATTGAATTAATAAAACCTTATGGAATTAAAGAAATAGCTAGAACAGGAACAACAGCATTTGCACGTGGTATGCAAAAAGCTGTAACAAATATAAAATCACATTCAATCGTCTAA
- the ilvC gene encoding ketol-acid reductoisomerase, which yields MVKVYYNGDANDSYLTGKKVAIIGYGSQGHAHALNLSESGVDVVVGLRKGGSWDKAVADGFTVQSVKEAAEQADIVMVLLPDELQTKVYKEEIEQGLKPGNALVFAHGFNIHFNQIVPPSFVDVFLVAPKGPGHLVRRTYKEGAGVPALFALYQDVSGEAKEVALAYAKAIGSARAGVLETTFQEETETDLFGEQAVLCGGLTSLVKAGFETLVEAGYQPELAYFECLHELKLIIDLMYEDGLEGMRYSISDTAQWGDFVSGPRVITDSVKQEMKKVLEDIQTGKFAKGWILENQANRPEFTAINKRENEHQIEVVGRELRKMMPFIKQKKEAVGTSADN from the coding sequence ATGGTAAAAGTATATTATAACGGGGATGCAAACGATAGTTATTTAACAGGAAAGAAGGTAGCAATCATCGGGTATGGTTCTCAAGGTCATGCACATGCCCTAAATTTAAGTGAAAGTGGAGTAGATGTAGTAGTAGGTTTAAGAAAAGGTGGTTCATGGGACAAAGCAGTAGCAGATGGATTTACGGTACAATCGGTTAAAGAAGCAGCAGAACAAGCTGATATTGTCATGGTTTTATTACCTGATGAACTTCAAACGAAAGTATATAAAGAAGAAATTGAACAAGGTCTTAAACCGGGGAATGCTTTAGTATTTGCACATGGATTTAACATTCATTTCAATCAAATTGTACCACCAAGCTTCGTTGATGTGTTTTTAGTAGCACCAAAAGGTCCAGGACATCTTGTTAGACGAACGTACAAAGAAGGTGCTGGAGTGCCAGCGTTATTCGCTCTATATCAGGATGTATCAGGTGAAGCAAAAGAGGTTGCTTTAGCATATGCCAAAGCAATTGGCTCAGCTCGAGCTGGGGTACTTGAAACAACGTTCCAAGAAGAAACAGAAACAGACCTATTTGGTGAACAAGCGGTTTTATGTGGAGGTTTAACATCACTTGTTAAGGCTGGATTTGAAACATTAGTAGAAGCGGGATATCAGCCAGAGCTTGCATATTTTGAATGTCTACATGAGCTCAAATTAATTATCGATTTAATGTATGAAGATGGTTTAGAAGGTATGCGTTACTCAATTTCTGATACAGCACAATGGGGAGATTTTGTATCAGGCCCTAGAGTAATCACTGATTCCGTTAAGCAAGAAATGAAAAAAGTACTAGAAGATATCCAAACAGGTAAATTTGCAAAAGGCTGGATCTTAGAAAATCAAGCAAATCGTCCTGAATTTACAGCGATTAATAAACGGGAAAATGAGCATCAAATTGAAGTAGTGGGACGTGAATTAAGAAAAATGATGCCATTTATTAAACAAAAGAAGGAGGCAGTCGGAACAAGTGCAGACAATTAA